One Oscillospiraceae bacterium DNA segment encodes these proteins:
- a CDS encoding GNAT family N-acetyltransferase, which produces MSIIKSHDITLYGGNDDAIILHPLTDEHLPCLYKWNADPEVLYWTEGGTDNRSLSYGPDTVHKIYGGVSQNAFCFLVEVGGIPIGECWLQKMNLPYVKAMYSETTDVRRIDMAIGEKAYWNKGIGTQFIGMMIDFAFNGEHIDVLHCFCEDYNVRSRRMWEKHGYTPVLSEDLPQPQKGKYQFHYRLTRQEYFERKRYKPDNELVFDLPLAKLQPSQLWVSEGKLRNVQEWFDPKSRENFNPIPVIELDGRTVMTDGHTRTVAAHLAGWETVPVYRDTDMLDFSAYRMDIGWCDEEGIHSPSELAKRIVPHRDYERLWRKRCLEFN; this is translated from the coding sequence ATGAGTATCATCAAATCACATGACATCACCCTTTACGGGGGGAATGACGACGCAATCATCCTACATCCCCTGACCGACGAGCATTTGCCCTGCTTATACAAATGGAACGCCGACCCGGAGGTACTGTATTGGACCGAGGGTGGAACAGACAACCGCAGTCTCTCCTACGGACCTGACACCGTACATAAAATTTACGGCGGCGTATCACAAAACGCCTTTTGCTTTCTCGTAGAGGTGGGCGGCATTCCGATCGGCGAATGCTGGCTGCAAAAGATGAATCTTCCGTATGTAAAAGCAATGTACTCCGAAACCACCGACGTGCGCCGCATTGATATGGCGATCGGCGAAAAAGCGTATTGGAACAAGGGCATCGGAACCCAATTCATCGGCATGATGATCGATTTCGCTTTTAATGGCGAGCATATCGATGTTCTTCACTGCTTCTGTGAGGATTATAATGTCCGCTCCCGCCGCATGTGGGAAAAGCACGGCTATACGCCGGTTTTATCGGAGGATTTACCGCAGCCCCAAAAAGGTAAATATCAGTTTCATTACCGGCTGACCCGTCAGGAGTATTTCGAGCGAAAACGGTATAAACCGGACAATGAATTAGTTTTCGATTTGCCGCTTGCAAAACTTCAACCCAGTCAGCTCTGGGTTAGCGAGGGTAAATTGCGCAATGTTCAAGAGTGGTTCGATCCGAAAAGTCGGGAGAACTTTAACCCGATTCCGGTGATTGAATTGGATGGACGTACCGTCATGACTGACGGACATACCCGTACCGTTGCCGCACATCTCGCGGGATGGGAGACCGTTCCCGTTTACCGGGATACAGACATGCTTGATTTCTCAGCGTATCGAATGGATATCGGATGGTGCGATGAAGAGGGCATTCACAGTCCATCCGAACTTGCAAAACGTATTGTTCCGCACCGGGATTACGAGCGGTTATGGCGAAAACGATGCCTTGAATTTAATTAA
- a CDS encoding spore maturation protein, producing MLQYISVLILPLFLAAVILFGIFKRVRVFESFRLGAKNGIDTAASIFPTYIGMVVAVMVMRASGVLDAMVSLFDPVANLLNIPTGVLPIALMRPLSGSGAFALLQDLFSKDGPDSFVGKLASVIEGANETTFYVFSLYFASIGIKKTRQTLFCALFADLTALITACFFSRLFFGG from the coding sequence ATGCTCCAATATATCAGTGTCCTGATTCTGCCGCTGTTTCTGGCGGCTGTCATTTTATTCGGCATTTTTAAAAGGGTCAGGGTTTTTGAGAGTTTCCGCCTCGGTGCGAAAAACGGCATTGACACCGCTGCATCGATTTTCCCGACTTATATCGGAATGGTTGTGGCGGTGATGGTGATGCGGGCCAGCGGAGTTCTCGACGCAATGGTCTCGTTATTTGACCCGGTGGCGAACCTGCTCAACATTCCCACGGGAGTATTACCGATCGCCCTCATGCGTCCGCTCTCGGGAAGCGGAGCCTTTGCGCTTTTGCAAGATTTGTTTTCTAAGGATGGCCCCGACAGTTTTGTCGGGAAACTGGCTTCGGTGATCGAAGGTGCGAACGAAACCACTTTTTATGTATTCTCGCTCTATTTTGCCTCCATTGGTATAAAAAAAACGCGGCAAACGCTTTTTTGTGCATTGTTTGCTGATCTGACGGCACTAATCACAGCATGTTTTTTCTCACGCCTGTTTTTCGGCGGTTGA
- a CDS encoding class I SAM-dependent methyltransferase has protein sequence MKDNIGNYAKHAQYWDWGNLDHERAPNDESSYHFAKQYGNSILLPMCAWGHLGAYMAQRGMRVTAFDITPEMIEEGKKRFGSIKNLNLFVGDATDFNFDIEPVDVCAFAEMGWIHSMDEVKKALICINNHLRDGGYLILEEFIGAYDSQTGLETFRVKNNPYPDRTVYKTGITRNEAKTRRCYISQTVYTEYNDGRKEQFDHNFYLQRYSRAEWLSALRECGFEVKAEYKNRDKEPWREDDGHWIVVAIKSK, from the coding sequence ATGAAAGACAATATCGGAAATTACGCAAAACACGCACAGTATTGGGATTGGGGCAATCTCGATCACGAGCGGGCGCCGAATGACGAAAGCAGCTATCACTTCGCGAAGCAATATGGGAACAGCATCCTCCTCCCGATGTGCGCGTGGGGGCATTTGGGTGCGTACATGGCACAACGCGGTATGAGAGTGACCGCTTTTGACATCACGCCCGAAATGATCGAGGAAGGCAAAAAACGCTTCGGCTCCATTAAGAATTTGAATCTGTTCGTCGGCGACGCAACCGATTTCAATTTTGATATTGAGCCGGTTGACGTCTGCGCTTTTGCCGAAATGGGATGGATTCATTCGATGGACGAAGTGAAAAAAGCGTTGATTTGTATCAACAATCATCTGCGCGACGGCGGATATTTAATCCTCGAAGAGTTTATCGGTGCGTATGACAGCCAAACGGGATTGGAGACATTCCGCGTCAAAAACAATCCGTATCCCGACCGAACGGTATATAAAACAGGGATCACCCGCAATGAAGCGAAAACCAGGCGGTGTTACATCTCGCAAACCGTTTATACCGAATATAACGACGGCAGGAAGGAGCAGTTCGATCATAATTTTTATTTGCAGAGATATTCACGGGCGGAATGGCTTTCCGCACTCCGAGAATGCGGCTTCGAAGTCAAAGCCGAATACAAAAACCGCGATAAAGAGCCGTGGAGGGAGGACGACGGACATTGGATTGTCGTAGCAATCAAATCAAAATAA
- a CDS encoding diacylglycerol kinase family lipid kinase has translation MTHYFIINPTAGKGRPVKLIPKIEEACKKAKADFVVHLTESKQSAINFVKNATSKGEKSRVYAVGGDGTLNDVLAGIADFENTEICCVPCGTGNDFIKTLKIPREQLLDIDQILTFPSKKVDFMIVDDHRCLNICNIGIDSVAAYYMQEFKRLPLMKGSMPYLFGVLKSLFGKLGNELKIRLDGKKDVAGNYMLIAIANGQYYGGGYKAAPLAKVDDGLLDICLVNKVSRAKVLKLIGKYKDGVHLTHPAFKGILTYQNVKEIEIFSEEPLRICIDGDIFTEKTIKIHIEPLKLNFVVPANAIT, from the coding sequence GTGACCCACTATTTTATTATCAACCCGACGGCGGGAAAAGGCCGTCCGGTTAAATTGATTCCGAAGATTGAAGAGGCCTGCAAAAAAGCAAAAGCCGATTTTGTCGTCCATCTCACCGAAAGCAAACAAAGCGCGATCAATTTCGTGAAAAATGCCACTTCAAAGGGTGAAAAAAGCCGGGTTTATGCCGTAGGCGGCGACGGTACGCTCAACGATGTACTCGCCGGCATCGCCGATTTCGAAAACACCGAAATCTGCTGCGTACCCTGCGGAACCGGAAACGATTTTATCAAGACGTTGAAAATTCCCCGCGAACAACTGCTTGATATCGATCAAATACTGACGTTCCCCTCCAAAAAAGTGGATTTTATGATTGTGGATGACCACCGCTGCCTGAACATCTGCAATATCGGCATTGATTCTGTCGCTGCGTACTATATGCAGGAGTTCAAACGCCTGCCCTTGATGAAGGGTTCTATGCCCTACCTGTTCGGCGTTTTAAAGAGCTTGTTCGGAAAGCTCGGAAATGAGCTGAAAATCCGTCTGGACGGCAAAAAAGACGTGGCCGGAAATTATATGTTGATTGCCATCGCAAACGGCCAATACTACGGAGGCGGTTATAAAGCGGCACCGCTTGCCAAAGTTGACGACGGACTTCTCGACATCTGCCTTGTCAATAAGGTATCGAGAGCGAAAGTACTGAAGCTGATCGGCAAATATAAAGACGGAGTTCATCTGACACATCCTGCTTTTAAAGGCATTTTAACCTACCAGAACGTCAAAGAGATTGAGATCTTCTCTGAAGAACCGCTGCGCATCTGTATTGACGGCGATATTTTCACCGAGAAAACCATAAAGATACACATCGAACCGTTGAAATTAAACTTCGTCGTCCCTGCAAATGCCATCACTTAA
- a CDS encoding AbrB/MazE/SpoVT family DNA-binding domain-containing protein, with translation MKETGIIRNLDELGRLVIPIESRRSLNWKVHDPIEIYVDDGAIILKKHMNSCVFCGSQSDLSEYEGLNVCKKCIEHLGNLK, from the coding sequence ATGAAAGAAACAGGCATCATCAGAAACTTAGACGAACTCGGAAGACTGGTCATTCCGATCGAATCCCGCAGGTCTTTGAACTGGAAAGTGCATGATCCTATCGAAATTTATGTTGACGACGGCGCGATTATTCTGAAAAAGCACATGAACTCCTGCGTGTTCTGCGGAAGCCAGAGCGATCTGAGCGAATACGAAGGTCTGAACGTTTGCAAAAAGTGCATCGAGCACTTGGGTAATCTCAAGTAG
- a CDS encoding ABC transporter ATP-binding protein, whose translation MAIIELKNVSYGYGANERDNVLCDVSCTFECGKIYAVAGRSGSGKSTLLSMMAGLDLPDAGQVLFEGEPTDRLDRDLYRRQKIAIIYQDFSLFPLLTVLENIMYPLELCGTDAVTAKKTAAELARKVALPDELFDRYPSKISGGEQQRVAIARALTMDRKLILADEPTGNLDSENSAAIIDILSELAHKDGRCIIIVTHDLTVMERADTVYRIADGRLISV comes from the coding sequence ATGGCGATCATCGAATTGAAAAACGTCAGTTACGGGTACGGCGCCAACGAGCGGGATAATGTCCTTTGCGATGTGTCCTGTACCTTCGAGTGCGGGAAAATCTACGCGGTTGCCGGAAGGTCGGGCAGCGGCAAGAGTACGCTGCTTTCCATGATGGCGGGGCTGGATCTGCCCGATGCGGGGCAGGTGCTGTTTGAGGGCGAACCGACGGACCGATTGGACCGAGACCTCTACCGGCGTCAAAAAATCGCCATTATTTATCAGGACTTCAGCTTGTTCCCGCTGCTGACGGTTTTGGAAAACATCATGTATCCGCTGGAACTGTGCGGCACGGATGCCGTAACAGCCAAAAAAACGGCTGCGGAACTTGCGCGGAAAGTCGCATTGCCCGATGAACTCTTTGACCGGTATCCGTCGAAAATCAGCGGCGGCGAACAGCAGCGCGTCGCAATCGCAAGGGCGCTGACGATGGATCGGAAATTGATCCTTGCCGACGAACCCACCGGAAATCTGGACAGCGAAAACAGCGCCGCTATCATCGATATTTTATCGGAGCTTGCCCACAAAGACGGCAGATGCATCATCATCGTAACGCATGATTTGACCGTGATGGAACGTGCCGACACGGTTTACCGAATCGCGGACGGCAGGTTGATTTCGGTTTAA
- a CDS encoding methyltransferase domain-containing protein, translating into MPEKNKISWNKGAAAYSALNHSEKFMNRILTNPANAFHHTTWEVIKKYVPNLRGKRICVPSSGDNHAVFAFAMLGATVTSCDISENQLANAERVAKQYGWDKSIEFVCADTMKLDGISDSTYDFVYTSNGVHVWIDDLNSMYRNIYRILKPGGIYIMYEIHPFLRPFDAQVKIKKPYDATGPFESEEETTFGWRVMDIQNAILDAGLRLTHVEEMYAEKDYDWPFWISLEDKLKGVTATREEVDRMFDWHNNPMAALPNWICLAAKKKG; encoded by the coding sequence ATGCCAGAGAAAAACAAAATCAGCTGGAACAAAGGCGCTGCGGCGTACTCGGCGCTCAACCACTCCGAGAAATTCATGAACCGCATTCTTACAAATCCCGCAAACGCATTTCACCATACGACTTGGGAGGTTATCAAAAAATATGTTCCAAACTTGCGCGGGAAACGCATCTGCGTGCCGTCCAGCGGTGACAATCACGCGGTGTTCGCGTTTGCCATGCTTGGGGCAACAGTGACTTCCTGCGACATCTCGGAAAACCAGCTTGCCAACGCCGAACGCGTCGCAAAACAATATGGGTGGGATAAATCCATTGAGTTTGTCTGCGCCGACACCATGAAGCTGGACGGCATTTCGGACAGTACTTATGATTTCGTCTACACCTCGAACGGTGTGCATGTCTGGATCGATGATTTGAACAGCATGTATCGCAACATTTACCGCATTCTGAAACCGGGCGGAATTTATATCATGTACGAGATTCACCCGTTTCTGCGTCCGTTCGATGCCCAGGTAAAAATCAAAAAGCCCTACGACGCCACCGGTCCGTTTGAGAGCGAGGAAGAAACCACCTTCGGCTGGCGGGTGATGGACATCCAAAACGCCATACTCGACGCGGGATTGCGTCTGACGCACGTCGAGGAGATGTACGCCGAAAAGGATTACGACTGGCCGTTCTGGATCAGTTTGGAGGATAAATTGAAAGGTGTAACCGCGACCCGCGAAGAGGTCGACCGCATGTTTGACTGGCACAACAACCCGATGGCGGCGCTGCCGAATTGGATTTGCCTTGCGGCGAAAAAGAAGGGATGA
- a CDS encoding ABC transporter permease has protein sequence MFFRQAFHHIFRSKKKSVSLFLILFFITLILCLGISVSSSISEYLESCRTGYTTIGLFEYMGTEYPDDTVYDPGTADAAAQLDTAAIESSPYVEKWDSASGALGYVEGYTRFDDLVAYRTRNVSVVRVIGRNSTGTYDAIVIECLYSYYNRANIGIIITSDIELTEGHYYLLHSEYRLGVTSYKHATLIPYENGSGGISVGIGDLCKDVTNADGGYTLPEESILFDIAETYRTVNNSVTVFATSDLDSLYPFNQQKLSLTQGRAFTQEEYDSGADVCIVSEYVAEKLGISVGDTIDLSIAAAENCSLYDSYWSVDGFDSERIYTVVGLTNTQNDMRHYVFIPKNDTLGMTDGYFIYALGQAVIDNDSADEFYARFSQNLPDRVRLLIYDQGYAAVTKPFSDILHTAVIITSVCAAVGLAVIVLLGFLFVQRQKKAAEVMIRLGAGRKNVYAYLVWGAGLTAAAACLAGGLASWLLSGRSAAIVSRLAENRAYSELLYSNSNLSLSKTLAFTSDTDPWIFAAVGGCVLLLSVIACFGFAAAALAHPHKKKKSNRTAAGPRRSAALSGGALKYAGLSIVRGGFRSAVPVLLAACAVLLMFRLIHISNTNKTQLADIYESTTVSGTFTDINGTELKGLSVEGYIVNELNRSNYVSDLCVTKWMNFSFVCPVTVNGEAVEIKELVIPSKTSYSYETFMNNMKQGPLLIMTNDFYSAPEFYYSSLVNTEFSDGYDASVFAQELSGDYMPCMVSTDLMAQYGVYLGDIIRIAVFADGDPVMVDMIVIGSYVKDGVKDNIYCPLAFYISPAEIFDTSGEAEHSKYYAYTFDSVSFTVKDSAELTAFKTWLSNAGYSTVNHIGAVRCFVVLDDRVLLNTARSLQQRIRYTDTLFALTCALTELLGFVTAYIMALMRRDELAVMRSLGTPKRKAFLSLFAEQMILCLPTVLIMAGAAVLLSGFDIISLLLAAGFAVCWLAGSAVSIARLNADKAILLTRKDE, from the coding sequence TTGTTTTTCAGGCAGGCGTTCCATCATATTTTCCGTTCAAAAAAGAAATCGGTCTCGCTGTTTCTCATATTGTTTTTCATCACGCTGATCCTCTGTTTGGGAATCAGCGTCTCGTCGAGCATTTCCGAATATCTCGAGAGTTGCAGAACCGGCTATACAACAATCGGCCTTTTTGAATATATGGGCACCGAATACCCCGATGACACGGTCTATGATCCCGGTACGGCGGATGCGGCTGCGCAGCTGGACACTGCGGCCATCGAAAGCAGCCCCTATGTCGAGAAATGGGACAGCGCCTCCGGTGCACTCGGTTACGTCGAGGGATATACCCGCTTTGACGATTTGGTCGCGTACCGCACCAGAAACGTCTCGGTCGTCAGAGTCATCGGGCGCAATTCCACCGGCACATACGACGCCATCGTCATCGAATGCCTGTATTCCTATTATAACAGGGCCAATATCGGGATCATTATCACGAGCGACATTGAATTGACCGAGGGCCATTATTATCTGCTGCACAGCGAATATCGTTTAGGCGTTACCTCCTATAAACATGCCACGCTGATCCCGTATGAAAACGGGAGCGGCGGGATATCCGTCGGCATCGGGGACTTGTGCAAGGACGTGACGAACGCGGACGGCGGGTATACGCTGCCCGAAGAGAGCATTTTATTTGATATCGCCGAGACCTACCGCACCGTCAATAACAGCGTGACCGTGTTTGCGACCTCCGATCTGGATTCGCTCTATCCGTTCAACCAGCAAAAACTCTCATTGACGCAGGGCAGGGCGTTTACGCAGGAGGAATACGACAGCGGTGCAGACGTCTGCATCGTCTCGGAATATGTCGCCGAAAAGCTCGGGATCTCGGTCGGCGATACGATCGATCTCTCGATCGCGGCGGCGGAAAATTGCAGCCTTTACGACAGCTATTGGAGCGTCGACGGATTCGACAGCGAACGAATTTATACCGTTGTCGGGCTGACCAACACGCAAAACGATATGCGCCATTATGTCTTTATTCCGAAAAATGATACGCTCGGGATGACGGACGGATATTTTATCTACGCATTGGGACAGGCGGTCATTGATAACGACAGCGCCGACGAATTTTATGCGCGGTTTTCGCAAAATCTGCCGGATAGGGTGCGGCTGTTGATCTATGACCAGGGCTATGCCGCCGTGACAAAGCCGTTTTCCGATATTCTGCATACCGCCGTCATTATCACAAGCGTCTGTGCCGCAGTGGGGCTTGCGGTGATTGTATTGCTCGGATTTTTATTTGTGCAGCGGCAGAAAAAAGCGGCTGAGGTGATGATACGCCTCGGCGCAGGCCGGAAAAACGTATACGCCTATCTGGTTTGGGGTGCGGGTCTGACGGCGGCAGCGGCTTGTCTTGCCGGAGGGCTTGCGAGTTGGCTGCTGTCGGGCAGAAGCGCCGCCATCGTCAGCCGATTGGCCGAAAACCGCGCTTATTCCGAACTGCTATACAGCAACAGCAATCTCTCGCTCTCCAAAACGCTGGCGTTCACCTCCGATACGGACCCGTGGATTTTCGCGGCTGTCGGCGGCTGCGTGCTGCTGCTGTCGGTGATCGCCTGTTTCGGATTTGCCGCGGCGGCGTTGGCGCACCCGCATAAAAAGAAAAAATCAAACCGCACCGCAGCCGGTCCGAGACGTTCTGCGGCTCTTTCGGGCGGCGCTTTAAAATACGCCGGGCTTTCGATCGTTCGGGGCGGATTCCGATCTGCTGTGCCGGTGTTGTTGGCGGCCTGTGCGGTTTTACTGATGTTTCGGCTGATCCATATATCGAATACGAATAAAACGCAGCTGGCGGATATTTATGAGAGTACGACGGTCAGCGGCACATTTACCGATATCAACGGGACCGAATTAAAAGGATTATCGGTCGAGGGATATATCGTCAACGAATTAAATCGCTCAAACTATGTTTCCGACCTTTGCGTCACCAAATGGATGAATTTCTCGTTTGTGTGTCCCGTGACGGTCAACGGCGAAGCGGTCGAAATCAAGGAACTTGTGATACCGTCCAAAACCAGTTATTCATACGAGACCTTCATGAACAATATGAAGCAGGGTCCTCTTCTGATCATGACCAATGATTTTTACAGCGCTCCGGAATTCTATTACAGCTCGCTGGTGAATACCGAATTTTCGGACGGATACGATGCCTCGGTTTTTGCGCAGGAACTGAGCGGCGATTACATGCCGTGCATGGTCTCCACGGATTTGATGGCGCAATACGGTGTTTATCTCGGGGATATCATTCGGATTGCGGTGTTTGCGGACGGCGATCCGGTGATGGTGGATATGATCGTGATCGGCAGTTACGTCAAGGACGGGGTCAAAGATAACATCTATTGCCCGTTGGCGTTTTACATATCTCCCGCAGAGATTTTCGATACATCTGGCGAGGCGGAACACAGCAAATATTATGCGTATACTTTTGACAGTGTGTCGTTCACTGTCAAAGACAGCGCCGAACTGACGGCGTTCAAGACTTGGCTTTCAAACGCCGGATATTCCACCGTGAATCACATCGGAGCGGTTCGGTGCTTTGTCGTTCTGGACGACCGGGTGCTGCTGAACACCGCGCGATCACTTCAGCAGCGAATCCGATATACCGACACATTGTTTGCACTGACCTGTGCGCTGACGGAGCTGCTCGGGTTTGTGACGGCCTATATCATGGCTTTGATGCGTCGGGACGAACTGGCGGTCATGCGGTCTCTGGGAACGCCGAAGCGAAAAGCGTTTTTATCGCTGTTTGCCGAACAGATGATTTTATGCCTGCCGACGGTATTGATTATGGCGGGAGCCGCTGTTTTACTTAGCGGGTTTGATATCATATCGCTGCTGCTTGCCGCCGGATTTGCGGTTTGCTGGCTGGCGGGTTCTGCGGTTTCTATCGCCCGGCTCAATGCGGACAAGGCGATTTTATTGACACGAAAAGACGAATAA
- a CDS encoding GNAT family N-acetyltransferase: MNYIIKYVTTEQELDAALEFNMKIFGTRSDAPDYTREKWLERIKTYDDLMLFAESDGKVIGIVFGRVERGVSVTVGPVAVDECFRKHGIARNMILLLEKRALRHGIHHLCLGAAETAEGFYEKLGYTGTLLIQSEENSIEKLLSLNTKYRVHHTNVYGGTINQVYLELPAADRELQRRYENTLPGCYTQMVFEKKI; this comes from the coding sequence ATGAATTACATCATCAAATATGTCACAACGGAACAGGAACTTGATGCGGCGTTGGAATTTAATATGAAGATTTTCGGTACCCGTTCCGATGCGCCCGACTACACACGCGAAAAATGGCTGGAACGCATCAAAACATACGACGACTTAATGCTGTTTGCCGAATCGGACGGCAAGGTGATCGGCATTGTGTTCGGCAGAGTGGAACGCGGCGTCAGTGTCACGGTAGGTCCGGTGGCCGTCGACGAGTGTTTCCGCAAACACGGTATTGCCCGAAATATGATACTGCTGCTTGAAAAGCGGGCACTTCGCCACGGGATTCACCATCTCTGTCTCGGTGCTGCAGAAACCGCAGAGGGCTTTTACGAAAAGCTCGGTTATACCGGCACATTGTTGATACAATCCGAAGAAAACAGTATTGAGAAACTGCTCTCGCTAAATACAAAATACCGAGTTCATCACACAAATGTATATGGCGGGACAATCAATCAGGTTTATCTCGAACTGCCCGCTGCCGACCGGGAGTTGCAGCGCAGATATGAAAACACGCTTCCCGGCTGTTATACCCAGATGGTATTTGAAAAGAAAATATAA
- a CDS encoding peptidylprolyl isomerase produces the protein MFKKPKKTEESVIEGQVTNPENTDANNGFSNDLKNYGPQKPKKKRQAALSKAQRTMITVVSCVLVVLLAFGATLLWSPSWYFANATAMTVNGIKVPVSEYNFNYWTTVQYFYQYYGSYLDSDTLDTTKDLAKQQCPSSFTTDEDMTWQDYFIDQTDDYVETIMVAYQKAVEMGFTLTESDLQGIDSFFEDTIATNAQDNGVSDEQFIHLMFGTSCNKENLRTALEHIYIADHYNDYLLNSYTVEQTELDDWMAEYNDQFWGACYNYYGFEAASDSETDVGAAKKLAHDFLDQVTDQASFADLAYETAAEADKSSYESETATLRYYFTADEINDADISNWLFDESRQPGDKEVIYSVTDGTAYAIYFVDANYPPTLATNLYSIYFGIGDKYATQSEAQAAAQAVQAKFIEGGKTAELFKTLAAEYSDDAAAEEDGGYIENFLPKDMDQDVAIWCYTTGRNAGEYSIIESSYGGYYFIYLDSWGDFVWRVTAIEDIQNYHYALTQDETFSNIQSEAFPIREYMVSK, from the coding sequence ATGTTTAAAAAACCCAAGAAAACAGAAGAATCGGTTATTGAAGGTCAGGTTACCAATCCCGAAAACACTGACGCTAATAACGGATTTTCAAATGACCTGAAAAACTACGGTCCCCAAAAACCGAAAAAGAAACGTCAGGCGGCTCTTTCAAAAGCCCAGCGCACTATGATCACCGTGGTCAGCTGTGTGCTGGTCGTATTGCTCGCCTTCGGCGCAACGCTCCTTTGGAGTCCGTCGTGGTATTTTGCGAACGCCACCGCTATGACGGTCAACGGCATAAAAGTCCCCGTGTCCGAATACAACTTTAACTACTGGACAACCGTTCAGTATTTCTATCAATATTACGGCAGCTACCTAGACTCGGATACGCTTGATACCACAAAAGACCTTGCCAAACAGCAATGTCCGTCCTCGTTCACCACCGATGAAGATATGACTTGGCAGGACTATTTTATCGATCAGACCGATGACTATGTCGAGACCATTATGGTGGCCTATCAAAAAGCCGTGGAAATGGGCTTTACACTGACTGAAAGCGACCTACAGGGCATTGACAGCTTTTTCGAAGATACGATCGCAACAAACGCCCAAGATAACGGCGTCAGCGATGAGCAATTTATTCACCTGATGTTCGGCACCAGCTGCAATAAAGAGAATCTGCGTACCGCCCTTGAACACATCTACATTGCCGACCATTACAACGATTATCTCCTTAACAGCTACACCGTAGAACAAACCGAGTTAGACGACTGGATGGCTGAATATAATGATCAGTTCTGGGGCGCCTGCTATAATTATTACGGATTTGAAGCGGCTTCCGACTCTGAAACCGATGTCGGTGCTGCAAAAAAACTGGCCCATGATTTCCTCGATCAAGTCACCGATCAGGCGTCTTTTGCCGACTTGGCTTATGAGACCGCTGCGGAGGCCGACAAATCCAGTTACGAGTCCGAAACCGCAACCCTGCGGTATTACTTCACTGCCGACGAGATCAACGATGCCGATATCTCCAACTGGCTGTTTGATGAATCGAGACAGCCCGGCGATAAAGAGGTTATTTACAGTGTAACTGACGGCACCGCCTATGCCATCTATTTCGTCGACGCCAATTACCCGCCCACACTGGCGACAAACCTCTACAGCATTTATTTTGGTATCGGCGATAAATATGCCACTCAGAGTGAAGCTCAGGCAGCTGCCCAAGCCGTACAAGCCAAATTCATCGAAGGCGGAAAAACCGCTGAGCTCTTTAAAACGCTTGCAGCGGAATATTCCGACGATGCTGCGGCGGAAGAAGACGGCGGGTATATTGAAAACTTCCTGCCTAAAGACATGGATCAGGATGTTGCGATCTGGTGTTATACCACCGGCCGTAATGCAGGTGAATATTCAATCATCGAGAGCAGCTACGGCGGTTATTACTTCATTTATCTCGACAGCTGGGGTGACTTTGTCTGGCGTGTCACAGCTATTGAAGATATCCAGAATTACCACTACGCGCTCACACAGGACGAAACCTTCTCCAATATTCAATCCGAGGCTTTTCCGATAAGAGAATATATGGTCTCGAAATAA
- a CDS encoding spore maturation protein A, whose product MSDWIWVIMMVGSIIYAIITGKVSEVASAIPSGCKEAATLFLTLLANLCFWSGILQIARDSKLDLLIAKIWTPFMKILFPRMKKENPAYPLIAQNMAVNFLGLGSAATPMGLAAMHELAAQSNYGEDASPYMIRFVLVNTSAVQLIPTTLAAIRQLYGSKEPYIIMLPMLCVSLTAVVAGQLSNALFERRPP is encoded by the coding sequence ATGTCGGATTGGATATGGGTCATCATGATGGTGGGCTCCATCATATACGCCATTATTACCGGTAAAGTAAGCGAAGTGGCCTCTGCCATTCCAAGCGGTTGTAAAGAGGCAGCGACGCTTTTTTTGACATTATTGGCAAATTTGTGCTTTTGGAGCGGAATTTTACAAATCGCACGCGACAGCAAACTCGATCTTCTCATCGCAAAAATATGGACGCCGTTTATGAAAATCCTATTTCCGAGAATGAAAAAGGAGAACCCCGCATATCCGTTAATTGCCCAGAATATGGCAGTAAATTTTCTAGGACTTGGCAGTGCGGCAACCCCCATGGGACTGGCCGCAATGCACGAATTGGCCGCGCAGTCGAATTACGGGGAAGACGCTTCTCCCTATATGATCCGATTCGTGTTGGTCAACACCTCGGCGGTACAGTTGATTCCGACGACTCTGGCGGCCATCCGACAGCTCTACGGAAGCAAGGAACCCTACATCATTATGCTTCCGATGCTGTGTGTATCGCTGACGGCCGTTGTGGCCGGACAACTGAGCAACGCTCTGTTTGAAAGGAGACCGCCCTGA